The following are from one region of the Hymenobacter sp. YIM 151858-1 genome:
- a CDS encoding lipopolysaccharide biosynthesis protein, with amino-acid sequence MASSAAPARSLTAATVHGVKWTTGASITTALLQVGYTAVMARLLTPAEFGLVALAGVILRFGSYFAQMGMEQAIIQKPDITTEDVRAAFTSSALLGALFAAILVVGAPLAITFFHEPKVVPVVRVLALGLLLTGLNATALSLLRRQMRFQILAIIEVAAYLLSYGGIGIVMAWAGFGVWALVGAQVGQLLLLTIMAYAAARHSLLLIFRWEVYRPLVAYGSRMSAISFLEFLTGSLDTLLIGRLLNAAALGLYSRAWMLIGLPIYLLTSSIAKVIFPSFSQLQHDRPKLREVYLSSIMLIGAVVMPTCAGAAMAAPEIVLVMLGPKWLEAAPILQMVCVAFSMSMVTMFAGVVCDATATLSPKLVLNIGYTALLPLLFVMMAPYGLVGVASAVVMGEVVRTILYMSLMNRVLAVTPLAVLRSYVPGLTMAAVVTLVLGLVLYGLRTAGAPLPVRFGMALLTGAVTAGSLLLFWPPEPLRALLARILGKLSLPTSGWAAGPAAWLMQRLGATPAAATEAPADTEATAPATAERLGAPAPAHRRAALSPDPEAELV; translated from the coding sequence ATGGCCTCGTCCGCTGCCCCGGCGCGCAGTTTAACTGCCGCCACGGTTCACGGTGTGAAGTGGACCACCGGCGCCTCCATTACCACTGCGCTGCTGCAGGTAGGCTACACCGCCGTAATGGCGCGCCTGCTTACGCCGGCCGAGTTTGGCCTGGTGGCCTTGGCCGGCGTCATTCTCCGGTTCGGCAGCTACTTCGCCCAAATGGGCATGGAGCAGGCCATCATCCAAAAGCCCGACATCACCACCGAGGATGTCCGGGCGGCCTTCACTTCATCGGCCCTGCTGGGGGCGCTGTTTGCGGCCATTCTGGTGGTGGGTGCGCCCTTGGCCATTACCTTTTTCCACGAGCCCAAAGTAGTGCCGGTGGTGCGGGTGCTGGCCCTGGGTCTGCTGCTGACGGGCCTGAATGCCACTGCCCTGAGCTTGCTGCGCCGCCAAATGCGCTTTCAGATTTTGGCCATTATCGAGGTAGCCGCTTACTTGCTGAGCTACGGCGGCATCGGCATCGTAATGGCGTGGGCCGGTTTTGGCGTGTGGGCGCTGGTGGGCGCGCAAGTGGGCCAGCTGCTGCTGCTTACCATTATGGCCTACGCGGCGGCGCGCCACTCCTTGTTGCTGATTTTCCGGTGGGAGGTGTACCGCCCGCTGGTGGCGTACGGCTCGCGCATGTCGGCCATTAGTTTTCTGGAGTTTCTTACCGGCTCGCTCGATACTCTGCTCATCGGCCGGTTGCTGAACGCGGCAGCCCTGGGTCTGTACAGCCGCGCCTGGATGCTCATCGGCCTCCCGATTTACCTGCTCACGAGCAGCATTGCCAAGGTAATCTTCCCATCGTTCAGCCAGCTGCAGCACGACCGCCCCAAGCTGCGCGAGGTGTACCTGAGCAGCATTATGCTGATCGGGGCCGTGGTAATGCCTACCTGCGCCGGCGCGGCCATGGCCGCGCCCGAAATTGTGCTGGTAATGCTGGGCCCGAAATGGCTGGAGGCCGCGCCCATTTTGCAAATGGTGTGCGTCGCGTTTTCGATGAGCATGGTTACCATGTTTGCCGGCGTGGTGTGCGATGCTACGGCCACGCTTTCGCCCAAGCTTGTTCTGAACATCGGCTACACGGCCTTGCTGCCCTTGCTGTTTGTGATGATGGCACCCTACGGCCTGGTGGGCGTGGCCTCGGCCGTGGTAATGGGCGAAGTGGTGCGCACCATCCTGTACATGAGCCTGATGAACCGGGTGCTGGCCGTGACGCCGCTGGCGGTGCTGCGCTCCTACGTGCCCGGCCTCACCATGGCAGCCGTGGTGACGCTGGTGCTGGGCCTGGTGCTGTACGGCCTGCGCACGGCCGGCGCGCCGTTGCCGGTGCGGTTTGGCATGGCCCTGCTCACGGGGGCCGTAACGGCCGGCAGCCTGCTGCTGTTCTGGCCGCCCGAGCCGCTGCGCGCGCTGTTGGCCCGCATCCTGGGCAAGCTTTCGTTGCCTACCTCGGGCTGGGCCGCGGGGCCTGCCGCCTGGCTAATGCAGCGCCTAGGTGCCACCCCTGCCGCCGCTACCGAGGCACCTGCCGATACCGAGGCTACCGCCCCCGCAACTGCTGAGCGCCTAGGTGCCCCGGCCCCCGCGCACCGCCGGGCAGCCCTTTCTCCCGACCCTGAAGCTGAATTGGTATGA
- a CDS encoding glycosyltransferase family 4 protein produces MRTRVLFDHQIFTIQNYGGVSRYFWELMRNAGPKLQCELPVVFSNNLYLRDGQHTRHRTFFPNTNLPGGWRIIKACNDWAARKALQRAAFDVFHPTLFDDDYFLERMPAGKPFVITIHDMIPYLYPEYYPDRELSHLKRVADRASRIITVSENTRADAMRLLGLPAERVVVIPHGTTTTEATGPRPAVPGRYVLYTGTRGMYKNLGCFLEAASLLHRQHPDLYFVCAGGGPFSLPEQEQLRTLHLTDRVLQLGPLTDAELAYLYRDAAAFVFPSHYEGFGLPILEAFAHGCPVVLSAASCFPEVAQEAALYFRPDAPQQLAEQLAQVLTDKALRRRLSEAGQLRSQDFTWARTTALTRQLYRDAVTEPLVLELT; encoded by the coding sequence ATGAGAACCAGAGTTCTATTCGACCATCAGATCTTCACCATCCAGAATTACGGCGGCGTGTCGCGGTACTTCTGGGAGCTGATGCGCAACGCCGGGCCCAAGCTGCAGTGCGAGCTGCCGGTGGTGTTCAGCAACAACCTGTACCTGCGCGACGGGCAACACACCCGCCACCGCACGTTTTTCCCGAACACGAACCTCCCGGGCGGCTGGCGCATCATTAAGGCCTGCAACGACTGGGCCGCGCGCAAAGCCCTGCAGCGGGCCGCGTTTGATGTGTTTCACCCCACGCTGTTCGACGACGACTACTTCCTGGAACGGATGCCGGCGGGCAAGCCCTTCGTCATCACCATCCACGACATGATTCCGTACCTGTATCCGGAGTATTACCCCGATCGGGAACTGAGTCATCTGAAGCGCGTGGCCGACCGCGCCAGCCGCATCATCACGGTTTCAGAAAACACCCGGGCCGATGCCATGCGTTTGCTGGGCCTGCCCGCCGAGCGCGTGGTGGTGATACCGCACGGCACCACCACCACCGAGGCCACCGGCCCCAGGCCGGCGGTGCCGGGGCGCTACGTGCTGTACACCGGCACGCGCGGCATGTACAAAAACTTAGGCTGCTTTCTGGAAGCGGCCAGCCTGCTGCACCGCCAACACCCCGACCTGTATTTCGTATGCGCAGGCGGCGGGCCGTTCAGCTTGCCCGAGCAGGAGCAGTTGCGCACCTTGCACCTCACCGACCGGGTACTGCAGCTGGGCCCGCTTACCGACGCCGAGCTGGCCTACCTCTACCGCGACGCGGCGGCTTTCGTGTTTCCCTCGCACTACGAAGGCTTTGGCCTGCCCATTCTGGAGGCCTTTGCCCACGGCTGCCCGGTGGTGCTGAGCGCGGCCTCGTGCTTTCCGGAGGTTGCCCAGGAGGCGGCGCTTTACTTCCGGCCCGATGCCCCGCAGCAGCTTGCCGAACAGCTGGCGCAGGTGCTTACCGATAAAGCCTTGCGGCGGCGCCTCAGCGAAGCCGGCCAGTTGCGCAGCCAGGACTTTACCTGGGCCCGCACCACGGCCCTGACGCGCCAGCTCTACCGCGACGCTGTAACCGAGCCGCTGGTGCTCGAACTCACCTAA